The Hyalangium ruber genome has a window encoding:
- a CDS encoding esterase family protein: MPHVDPNLRRELFGWYSPHLGMDMPIVRYGHWGPALLLFPTAGGDFLEAERMGLIQAVAHHLFSGRVQIFGISSINNHAWLNRGLPLHEKARRQVLFSAYVENEVVPHIRGVLQNGSARIGATGASFGAFHAANAFFRRPDLFEVLLAMGGIYDLQPDFLHGFWNDDVYFNNPASYVPNLSEGHAMDLLRHHSRINLVSSRGQWEHPHLTEHFSHQLNQRGIPHNIDIWGHDMPHDWHTWHKQLDHYISERLGY, encoded by the coding sequence ATGCCCCACGTCGATCCGAATCTGCGCCGCGAACTCTTCGGCTGGTACAGCCCCCACCTGGGCATGGACATGCCCATCGTCCGCTACGGCCACTGGGGCCCGGCGCTGCTGCTCTTCCCCACCGCGGGCGGAGACTTCCTGGAGGCCGAGCGCATGGGCCTCATCCAGGCGGTGGCCCACCACCTCTTCTCGGGCCGCGTGCAGATCTTCGGCATCAGCAGCATCAACAACCACGCCTGGCTCAACCGCGGCCTGCCCCTGCACGAGAAGGCGCGCCGCCAGGTGCTCTTCTCCGCGTACGTCGAGAACGAGGTCGTCCCGCACATTCGGGGCGTGCTGCAGAACGGCTCGGCGCGCATTGGCGCCACGGGGGCGAGCTTCGGCGCCTTCCACGCGGCCAACGCCTTCTTCCGCAGGCCGGACCTCTTCGAGGTGCTGCTGGCGATGGGCGGCATCTACGACCTGCAGCCGGACTTCCTGCACGGCTTCTGGAACGACGACGTCTACTTCAACAACCCGGCCTCCTACGTGCCCAACCTGTCGGAGGGGCACGCCATGGACCTGCTGCGCCACCACAGCCGCATCAACCTGGTGTCCAGCCGGGGCCAGTGGGAGCACCCGCACCTCACCGAGCACTTCAGCCACCAGCTGAACCAGCGCGGCATCCCCCACAACATCGACATCTGGGGGCACGACATGCCGCACGACTGGCACACCTGGCACAAGCAGCTCGACCACTACATCTCCGAGCGCCTGGGCTACTGA
- a CDS encoding ATP-binding protein — MSSPLDKSAAKPVSLLRLIWRSYLTSALVPVFLIELALIAAYLITNSVIRDQNITTLQRLATEQLQYIAQHQAEHIGSQLASVTYNAELLRRHAEQAFVTPFIPDAEERSRYAFSQDGTLYTTRDLPGRAGLVYSRLTRIGEPERTKALQFAQLDPLLKSLVDTHPLVSQVYVITADHMDRFYPYKEYGEVLGLVGADYDPSTYSYYYEADATHNPERKVVWTDVYVDTAGHGWMTSAAAPLYPGSGARMEGVVGLDISIDSITKQVLHLDLPWNGYGMLVGRSGTILALPSQGERDWGLKELTQYAYQEPIRNDIFKPDTFNLFKREDSHELGQHMASARHGLQTVSLTGRSKQVAWSTVKGTDWKLLVVVDEADIFAEAYELNRRVARVGLGMIAGLILFYALFFVWLYRKVRRMSTLLAEPLLDLESMMQRMSQGEYAQSRPAYSIIELQRTGEGLFQMGQSLGQSNASLQQARTDLEQLNIKLEERIQHRTRELETVNAALNQENTAKQVLIKELQHTQNQLIQSEKLASLAQLTSGIAHELKNPLNFINNMSEANIELAQELERMLQERPDVSLREVRDIITDFKQNATVVHQHGVRADHIIRSMMEHARSRSGALEPTDLESLVEQYLKLTYHGVRVRNPEFAVAFVREFDPTVGQVQGMPQELGRVLQNLILNALEAVSLKQRESTSGYVPTITLRTRREGGHVSLQVEDNGPGIPKDIQGRIFEPFFTTKPPGGGNTGLGLSLSYDIVKLHAGSLTVESELGRYTRFTVSLPAGDRPVASSGQ; from the coding sequence ATGAGCTCGCCGCTGGACAAAAGCGCCGCCAAGCCCGTGTCACTGCTGAGACTCATCTGGCGCTCCTATCTCACGAGTGCGCTCGTCCCCGTCTTCTTGATCGAACTGGCACTCATTGCCGCCTACCTCATCACCAACAGCGTCATTCGCGATCAGAACATCACCACCCTGCAACGTCTCGCGACCGAGCAACTCCAATACATCGCTCAGCATCAAGCCGAACACATCGGCTCACAGCTTGCCTCTGTGACCTATAATGCGGAGTTGCTCCGCCGCCATGCCGAGCAGGCCTTCGTGACGCCGTTCATCCCTGATGCCGAGGAGCGCTCACGCTATGCCTTTTCCCAGGATGGCACGCTCTATACGACGCGTGATCTACCCGGCCGGGCCGGTCTTGTTTATTCCAGGCTCACGCGCATCGGCGAGCCCGAGCGCACCAAGGCGTTGCAGTTCGCTCAGCTTGATCCACTGCTCAAGAGCCTCGTGGACACTCACCCGCTGGTCTCCCAGGTCTATGTCATCACCGCGGACCACATGGACCGGTTCTACCCCTATAAAGAGTATGGGGAAGTGCTTGGGCTGGTAGGTGCGGACTACGACCCTTCCACCTACAGCTACTATTACGAGGCAGACGCGACGCACAACCCGGAGCGGAAGGTTGTCTGGACCGACGTGTACGTCGATACAGCTGGCCACGGGTGGATGACATCGGCCGCTGCCCCGCTCTACCCAGGGAGCGGGGCTCGCATGGAGGGGGTGGTCGGTCTGGACATCAGCATCGACAGCATCACCAAGCAAGTGCTCCACCTGGACTTGCCGTGGAATGGTTATGGGATGCTGGTGGGGAGGAGCGGCACCATCCTCGCGCTGCCCTCCCAGGGGGAGCGCGACTGGGGACTGAAAGAGCTCACCCAGTACGCCTACCAGGAGCCCATCCGGAACGACATCTTCAAGCCAGACACTTTCAACCTGTTCAAGCGCGAGGACAGTCACGAGCTCGGTCAGCACATGGCATCCGCGCGCCACGGGCTCCAGACAGTGTCACTGACGGGGCGCAGCAAGCAGGTGGCCTGGTCCACCGTGAAGGGGACGGACTGGAAGCTCCTGGTCGTCGTGGACGAGGCGGACATCTTCGCGGAGGCCTATGAACTCAACAGGCGTGTCGCCCGTGTCGGCCTGGGCATGATCGCCGGTTTGATTCTCTTCTACGCGCTCTTCTTCGTATGGCTCTACAGGAAGGTGCGCCGGATGAGCACCTTGCTGGCAGAACCGCTGCTGGACCTCGAGAGCATGATGCAGCGGATGAGCCAAGGCGAGTACGCACAGTCGCGGCCAGCCTATTCCATCATCGAGTTGCAGCGCACCGGTGAGGGGCTGTTCCAGATGGGGCAATCCTTGGGGCAGAGCAACGCATCCTTGCAGCAGGCGCGCACGGACCTGGAGCAGCTCAACATCAAGCTGGAGGAGCGCATCCAACACCGCACCCGCGAGCTGGAAACGGTCAATGCAGCCCTCAACCAGGAGAACACAGCCAAGCAGGTCCTCATCAAGGAGCTTCAGCACACGCAAAATCAGCTCATCCAGTCAGAGAAGCTGGCGTCCCTGGCCCAGCTCACCTCGGGCATCGCGCACGAGCTCAAGAATCCGCTCAATTTCATCAACAACATGTCCGAGGCCAATATCGAGCTTGCTCAGGAGCTGGAGCGAATGCTGCAGGAGCGGCCCGATGTCTCCCTCCGCGAGGTCCGTGACATCATCACGGATTTCAAACAGAACGCGACCGTTGTCCACCAGCACGGTGTGCGGGCGGACCACATCATCCGGAGCATGATGGAGCATGCCCGGAGCCGCTCCGGGGCACTCGAGCCAACGGACTTGGAATCGCTCGTGGAGCAGTACCTGAAGCTGACCTACCACGGGGTGCGTGTCCGCAATCCGGAGTTCGCAGTGGCGTTCGTACGCGAGTTCGACCCCACGGTGGGGCAGGTACAGGGGATGCCTCAGGAGCTGGGCCGCGTGCTTCAGAACCTGATTCTCAATGCCCTCGAGGCCGTGTCGCTGAAGCAGCGCGAATCCACCAGCGGCTACGTTCCCACCATTACCCTGCGCACGCGTCGAGAGGGAGGCCACGTCAGCCTCCAGGTGGAGGACAACGGGCCCGGCATCCCGAAGGACATCCAGGGCCGCATCTTCGAGCCGTTCTTCACCACAAAACCACCGGGAGGTGGCAATACCGGACTGGGCCTGTCGCTGAGCTATGACATCGTCAAGCTACACGCGGGAAGCCTGACGGTGGAGAGCGAGTTGGGCAGATACACTCGGTTCACCGTGAGCCTTCCCGCTGGCGATAGGCCCGTCGCGAGCTCCGGTCAGTAG
- a CDS encoding Ig-like domain-containing protein — protein MRLHNAWKGVLLVATVSLIGCGDDEAPRLAKVTVTCGPAPVSAGRTANCTASAQDQDGKPFTVSRYQWSSSDETIAKVDAEGLASAFKQGAVSIKASATEGDSTQEGTFSLTIGAPQATVHQGIISSNQTWRASDNPHLVKGAVFVMGSANPVLTLEEGTEVRFEDGAQLIIGDDTDGPGVLRAEGSPSAPILLTAASANPQPGYWQGISVTGQSAQGTVLSNVTIEYAGGIPANSGELEDLFKSLAAGLRVTGGSDAPDNLRPVTVEDVIIQKSQNHGVLLMGAGFKSDSSRLTVRDTAGVAVRASANEVGTLPEDSTLSGNTPNAVQVLEGAVETTQTWPNLGVPYQLTTTLDIGLSIGLLVASTSSPTLTLSPGTELQMPAKSYISVGTRDESGNLVHGKLKAQGTAQAPIRFVPASASPTKGFWSGLFFHGPYGSTLEYATVTHAGLPLFDTLGGGNINVFADLGFFVSNSTLSDSAGCGVAVDVSSGIIADFTAPAIGNVFTNNDGEAQCRK, from the coding sequence ATGAGACTCCACAACGCGTGGAAGGGTGTCTTGCTTGTCGCAACGGTGTCGCTCATCGGGTGTGGTGACGATGAAGCTCCCCGCCTCGCCAAGGTCACGGTGACCTGCGGTCCTGCTCCCGTCTCCGCGGGTCGCACCGCGAACTGCACTGCCAGCGCCCAGGATCAGGACGGCAAGCCCTTCACGGTCTCCCGCTACCAGTGGAGCTCCAGCGACGAGACGATCGCGAAGGTGGACGCAGAGGGACTGGCCTCGGCCTTCAAGCAGGGCGCGGTGAGCATCAAGGCGAGCGCCACCGAGGGCGATTCGACCCAGGAGGGCACGTTCTCCCTCACCATCGGCGCGCCGCAAGCCACCGTCCACCAGGGCATCATCTCCAGCAACCAGACCTGGCGCGCCTCGGACAACCCGCACCTGGTGAAGGGCGCGGTGTTCGTGATGGGCTCGGCCAATCCCGTGCTGACCCTCGAGGAGGGCACCGAGGTCCGCTTCGAGGATGGCGCCCAGTTGATCATCGGTGACGACACGGACGGACCAGGTGTGCTGCGCGCGGAGGGTTCCCCTTCGGCTCCCATCCTCCTCACGGCCGCCTCCGCCAATCCCCAGCCCGGGTACTGGCAGGGCATCAGCGTGACGGGGCAGTCCGCCCAGGGCACCGTCCTCTCCAACGTCACCATTGAATACGCGGGCGGTATCCCCGCGAACTCAGGGGAGCTGGAGGACCTCTTCAAGTCCCTGGCGGCGGGCCTGCGTGTGACGGGAGGCAGTGATGCGCCAGACAACCTGCGTCCCGTCACCGTCGAGGACGTCATCATCCAGAAGAGCCAGAACCACGGCGTGCTCCTGATGGGCGCGGGGTTCAAGAGCGACTCGTCCCGCCTGACCGTGCGCGACACCGCGGGCGTAGCCGTGCGGGCGTCCGCCAACGAGGTGGGCACGCTCCCCGAGGACAGCACCCTCAGCGGCAACACCCCCAACGCGGTGCAGGTCCTCGAGGGCGCTGTCGAGACCACCCAGACGTGGCCGAACCTCGGTGTTCCCTATCAGCTCACCACGACCCTCGACATTGGCCTGTCCATCGGGCTCCTGGTGGCCTCCACGTCCTCGCCCACGCTCACCCTGAGTCCCGGGACAGAACTCCAGATGCCCGCCAAGAGCTACATCTCCGTTGGCACCCGGGATGAGAGTGGGAACCTCGTACACGGCAAGCTCAAGGCCCAGGGCACGGCGCAGGCTCCCATCCGCTTCGTCCCCGCCTCCGCCTCGCCCACCAAGGGCTTCTGGTCGGGCCTGTTCTTCCATGGCCCCTACGGGTCCACGCTGGAGTACGCCACCGTCACCCACGCCGGCCTGCCGCTCTTCGACACCCTGGGCGGGGGCAACATCAACGTGTTCGCCGACCTGGGCTTCTTCGTGAGCAACAGCACGCTCAGCGACTCGGCCGGGTGTGGCGTCGCCGTGGACGTCTCCTCGGGGATCATCGCGGACTTCACCGCGCCGGCCATCGGGAACGTCTTCACAAACAACGACGGCGAGGCGCAGTGCAGGAAGTGA
- a CDS encoding peptidoglycan-binding domain-containing protein produces the protein MRTLQQALAKAGFSPGAVDGQFGPKTAAAVKAFQSAKGLVSDGIVGPKTWAKLNSAAAPSTGGSGPTLKQGHGGAPVTALQNRLNQLGFNAGAADGQFGPKTTAAVKAFQSSKGLVADGIVGPKTWNQLGITVGGTPTTTPGSGGAHGNSALANNARSVALSMGGYNSQGLCATGVSRAIQRTYGIKVWGNGNQIDNNLPRDKFKQVNLTLAEALKIPGLVLTWEKTSTRLGSIYGHTAITSGDGRSSYSDFVESNTLGASGRSGFKVFMPI, from the coding sequence GTGAGGACCCTTCAGCAGGCGCTGGCCAAGGCGGGCTTTTCGCCGGGCGCGGTCGACGGCCAGTTCGGCCCGAAGACGGCCGCGGCGGTGAAGGCCTTCCAGAGCGCGAAGGGCCTGGTCTCCGACGGCATCGTCGGGCCGAAGACCTGGGCCAAGCTGAATAGCGCGGCCGCTCCCTCGACGGGCGGTAGCGGCCCCACGCTCAAGCAGGGCCACGGTGGCGCTCCGGTGACCGCGCTTCAGAACCGGCTCAATCAGCTCGGCTTCAATGCCGGCGCGGCGGATGGCCAGTTCGGTCCGAAGACCACCGCGGCGGTGAAGGCCTTCCAGAGCTCGAAGGGCCTGGTCGCCGATGGCATCGTCGGCCCGAAGACCTGGAACCAGCTCGGCATCACGGTGGGCGGCACGCCCACCACCACCCCCGGCTCCGGTGGCGCGCACGGCAACTCCGCGCTCGCCAACAACGCCCGCTCGGTGGCGTTGAGCATGGGGGGCTACAACAGCCAGGGCCTCTGCGCCACGGGCGTGAGCCGCGCCATTCAGCGCACTTACGGCATCAAGGTGTGGGGCAACGGCAACCAGATCGACAACAACCTGCCGCGCGACAAGTTCAAGCAGGTGAATCTGACGCTCGCCGAGGCGCTGAAGATCCCCGGCCTCGTGCTCACCTGGGAGAAGACCTCCACCCGCCTTGGCAGCATCTACGGCCACACCGCGATCACCTCGGGCGATGGCCGCAGCTCCTACAGCGACTTCGTGGAGAGCAACACCCTGGGCGCGAGCGGCCGCAGCGGCTTCAAGGTCTTCATGCCCATCTAG
- a CDS encoding LysR family transcriptional regulator, giving the protein MSIRYELLRTFVAAAEAGTFAAAASREHVSVSAISQKVRALEAQLGQPLFERLGRRVRLLPSGTTLLETLKPELARIDDALASLREDFTQVRGRVCVGAPRPFWAHGLRSRLPPLLAAHDGLQVDVEFNVPSVLERRLHEGALDLVILGRPAQLPGIKTVPLARETFVAVGAPAYVKRWGQPRTLTDFQAQRWAVFDQDMAMHLPWWRASFGPKAALPERIVCRMASLEELLALAEASVALVVLPDYLVTAALAERRVLLLEPAPGQHARQRAAGNTLFLAWREGMKESARLRAVRQALSTTVKRESARRG; this is encoded by the coding sequence GTGAGCATCCGCTATGAGCTGCTACGCACCTTCGTGGCAGCGGCCGAAGCCGGCACCTTCGCCGCCGCGGCCAGTCGTGAGCACGTCAGCGTCTCGGCCATCTCCCAGAAAGTGCGGGCGCTCGAAGCCCAGCTGGGCCAGCCCCTCTTCGAGCGGTTGGGACGGCGCGTGCGCCTGTTGCCCTCTGGCACCACCCTGCTGGAGACGCTCAAGCCCGAGCTGGCCCGCATCGACGATGCGCTGGCGAGCCTGCGTGAGGACTTCACCCAGGTGCGTGGGCGGGTGTGCGTGGGCGCACCGCGCCCCTTCTGGGCCCATGGGTTGCGCTCACGCCTGCCCCCCTTGCTCGCCGCGCATGACGGGCTCCAGGTGGATGTGGAGTTCAACGTGCCCAGTGTGCTGGAGCGGCGGCTACACGAGGGCGCACTGGACCTGGTCATCCTCGGCCGGCCCGCACAGCTGCCTGGAATCAAGACGGTGCCCCTGGCTCGTGAGACTTTCGTGGCCGTGGGCGCGCCAGCGTATGTGAAGCGGTGGGGCCAGCCGCGCACGCTGACGGACTTCCAGGCGCAGCGCTGGGCCGTCTTCGACCAGGACATGGCCATGCACCTGCCCTGGTGGCGCGCCTCCTTCGGCCCGAAGGCGGCGCTCCCCGAGCGCATCGTCTGCCGAATGGCCAGCCTGGAGGAGCTGCTGGCGCTGGCGGAGGCAAGCGTGGCGCTGGTGGTACTGCCCGACTACCTCGTCACGGCTGCACTCGCGGAGCGACGGGTGCTGCTGCTCGAACCGGCCCCCGGGCAGCATGCGCGCCAGCGCGCCGCGGGAAATACCCTCTTCCTGGCATGGCGCGAGGGCATGAAGGAGTCCGCCCGGCTCCGCGCTGTCCGGCAGGCGCTGAGCACGACTGTGAAGCGTGAGTCCGCTCGGCGCGGTTGA
- a CDS encoding type 1 glutamine amidotransferase domain-containing protein, protein MSTPSCLALLTLLVSTPVLAANDATAGGAERKHAMKMLIVLTSHDQLGNTGRKTGFYLSELTHSLDVFQRAGIEVDLASPKGGLPPMDGVDRGDAINKTFLEDKGWMARLEKTTRLEDVDPSRYDAVYVPGGHGTMYDLPDNARLQAILAAVYTRGGVVAAVCHGPAALVNVKLEDGSYLVAGKSVSSFTDEEETAMKLTQAMPFLLESKLRERGGRFGKAPNFKPHVATAERLVTGQNPASAAGVASEVVRLMRAVPITAPRAAATVEAR, encoded by the coding sequence ATGTCTACCCCCTCGTGCCTTGCACTGCTCACGCTGTTGGTGAGCACCCCTGTTCTCGCGGCCAATGACGCCACCGCCGGTGGTGCCGAAAGGAAACACGCCATGAAGATGCTCATCGTCCTCACCAGCCACGACCAGCTGGGCAACACCGGCCGCAAGACCGGCTTCTACCTGTCGGAGCTCACCCACTCGCTCGACGTCTTCCAGCGCGCCGGCATCGAGGTGGACCTCGCCAGCCCCAAGGGAGGCCTGCCCCCGATGGATGGAGTGGACCGCGGCGATGCGATCAACAAGACGTTCCTGGAGGACAAGGGCTGGATGGCACGGCTGGAGAAGACAACGCGGTTGGAGGACGTGGACCCCTCGCGCTACGACGCGGTCTACGTGCCAGGCGGCCACGGCACCATGTACGATCTGCCGGACAACGCTCGCCTACAGGCGATCCTCGCGGCGGTGTACACGCGCGGTGGAGTGGTGGCGGCGGTGTGCCACGGTCCGGCGGCGTTGGTGAACGTGAAGCTCGAGGACGGCAGCTACCTGGTGGCGGGCAAGAGCGTGTCCTCCTTCACGGATGAGGAAGAGACCGCGATGAAGCTCACCCAGGCCATGCCTTTCCTGCTCGAGTCGAAGTTGCGTGAGCGCGGGGGCCGCTTCGGCAAGGCGCCCAACTTCAAGCCCCACGTGGCGACCGCCGAGCGGCTGGTGACCGGGCAGAACCCTGCCTCCGCCGCGGGCGTGGCCAGCGAGGTGGTGCGCTTGATGCGAGCGGTTCCCATCACCGCCCCGCGCGCGGCTGCCACGGTCGAGGCGCGCTGA
- a CDS encoding NmrA family NAD(P)-binding protein: MSSRNLVLVTAATGRQGGATARALLAEGSTSVRVMVRNPDAPNAKALAAAGAEVVVGDLDEPQSLRAACAGARAVFSMQSPIVSATGIDYSKEREQGKNLVEAAVAEGVGTFVHTATSGVGDHRNVEGWAEGRWKSHETYWENKLATCELVRNAGFDRWTIILPATFMDHPMLDPAGFADGRRLVTVIKTDQPLGLIAPEDIGKAAAAAINDPARFKGVTLQLAGDLLTVPQIAEILSRLDGKEYVVQAGTVEEAVAAGLHPGVAQGMTYMNVAPVLARPEIARSYGLSPMSFETWARQQRGMA, from the coding sequence ATGAGCAGCCGCAATCTCGTTCTCGTAACCGCCGCCACAGGGCGACAGGGCGGCGCCACCGCCCGGGCGCTGCTGGCCGAAGGCAGCACCTCGGTGCGGGTGATGGTGCGCAACCCGGACGCGCCGAACGCGAAGGCCCTCGCGGCGGCTGGCGCCGAAGTGGTCGTCGGGGATCTAGACGAGCCGCAGTCGCTGCGCGCCGCCTGCGCCGGGGCACGGGCGGTGTTCTCGATGCAGTCGCCCATCGTCTCCGCGACCGGCATTGACTACAGCAAGGAGCGCGAGCAGGGGAAAAACCTCGTCGAGGCCGCGGTGGCCGAAGGCGTCGGCACGTTCGTGCATACCGCGACGTCAGGTGTCGGCGACCACCGCAACGTCGAGGGCTGGGCCGAGGGTCGCTGGAAGTCCCACGAGACCTATTGGGAGAACAAGCTCGCTACCTGCGAGCTCGTGCGCAACGCCGGCTTCGACCGCTGGACCATCATCCTGCCCGCCACCTTCATGGACCACCCCATGCTCGATCCCGCCGGCTTCGCTGACGGGCGCCGGCTGGTGACGGTGATCAAGACCGATCAACCCCTCGGGCTCATCGCCCCGGAGGACATCGGCAAGGCAGCCGCGGCGGCGATCAACGATCCCGCCAGGTTCAAAGGTGTGACGCTGCAGCTCGCAGGCGACCTGCTCACGGTTCCTCAGATCGCCGAGATCCTCTCGCGCCTCGACGGCAAGGAGTACGTCGTGCAGGCGGGCACGGTCGAGGAGGCCGTCGCCGCCGGACTGCATCCCGGCGTGGCGCAGGGCATGACGTACATGAACGTCGCCCCGGTGTTGGCCCGGCCCGAGATCGCCCGCTCCTACGGACTCTCTCCCATGAGCTTCGAGACGTGGGCCCGCCAGCAGCGCGGGATGGCCTGA
- a CDS encoding TetR/AcrR family transcriptional regulator, with translation MDRVKTLRADGQRNRERIVAAATELVARDGAQASLEEIARRAGVGSATLHRHFPSRRALLEVVFRAGVEQLCAWAAAQPGEDPGAELAAWLEELTVYTATHRGLAAALLAGPDGLSPEEICCTDMLLDVVKVLVARASSVGALHAGATPEDLMLLANAIAVATENEPTTASRLLRLALTGIRSENRNGTPSRPGRARSPTKK, from the coding sequence GTGGATCGTGTGAAGACGTTGCGAGCGGACGGCCAACGCAACCGGGAGCGGATCGTCGCCGCCGCCACGGAGCTGGTCGCCAGGGATGGCGCGCAGGCGTCGCTCGAGGAGATCGCGCGGCGAGCGGGGGTGGGCTCCGCGACCCTGCACCGGCACTTCCCGTCGCGGCGGGCGCTGTTGGAGGTGGTATTCCGCGCTGGCGTCGAGCAGCTCTGTGCGTGGGCAGCCGCGCAGCCGGGCGAGGACCCAGGCGCTGAGCTGGCTGCCTGGCTCGAGGAGCTGACGGTTTACACCGCGACCCACCGCGGGCTTGCCGCTGCGCTGCTGGCCGGCCCGGATGGCCTCTCGCCAGAAGAGATCTGCTGCACCGACATGTTGCTCGACGTGGTGAAGGTTCTGGTGGCACGGGCCTCGTCCGTGGGCGCGCTTCACGCCGGCGCCACTCCGGAGGACTTGATGCTCTTGGCGAACGCGATCGCCGTCGCCACCGAAAACGAGCCGACCACCGCGAGCCGGCTGCTGCGCCTCGCGCTCACCGGCATCCGGTCTGAAAACCGGAACGGTACCCCTTCTCGGCCGGGTCGGGCTCGGTCGCCGACGAAGAAGTAG
- a CDS encoding fatty acid desaturase has protein sequence MSNGFIWSSGDEPHVARRREMLRTHPEIKELYGPCSRTKYVCTLLVGLQLSLAFLLRDAPWWLIVLVAYTVGGVINQALLLAIHELSHNLAFRKPWHNRVFGVFINLPVGVPVAETFRYYHLRHHAHQGDERLDTDLPTEFEARLLRHRAIKLLWLSCQGFAYALRPLFVDPKKPGASEIANLLVQVAFNVAVFYFWGGKALAYLPISSLIVMGLHPIAGHYISEHYVFREGQETYSYYGPLNVLAFNVGYHNEHHDFPYIPGSRLPKLRAMAPEFYDGLMSHKSWTATLWNFVMRPSLGGYSRVKRRVERRRG, from the coding sequence ATGTCCAACGGCTTCATCTGGTCCAGCGGGGACGAACCGCACGTCGCGCGGCGGCGCGAGATGCTTCGCACGCATCCCGAAATCAAGGAACTCTACGGCCCGTGCTCGCGCACGAAGTACGTCTGCACGCTGCTCGTCGGGCTGCAGCTCTCGCTCGCCTTCCTGCTGCGTGACGCGCCCTGGTGGCTGATCGTTCTGGTCGCCTATACGGTGGGCGGAGTGATCAACCAGGCGCTCCTCCTGGCCATTCACGAGCTCTCTCACAATCTCGCGTTCCGCAAGCCCTGGCACAATCGCGTGTTCGGCGTCTTCATCAATCTGCCCGTGGGTGTGCCGGTCGCGGAAACGTTTCGCTACTACCACCTGCGCCATCACGCCCATCAGGGTGACGAGCGGCTCGACACGGATCTCCCCACGGAGTTCGAGGCACGCTTGCTGCGCCATCGCGCGATCAAACTGCTCTGGCTCTCTTGCCAAGGCTTTGCCTACGCGCTCCGCCCGCTGTTCGTGGATCCAAAGAAGCCGGGGGCCTCCGAGATCGCGAACCTCCTCGTGCAGGTCGCGTTCAACGTGGCCGTGTTCTATTTTTGGGGCGGCAAAGCGCTTGCCTATCTGCCGATCAGTTCATTGATCGTCATGGGGCTTCATCCGATTGCCGGACACTACATCTCGGAGCACTACGTCTTCCGCGAAGGGCAAGAGACGTACTCGTACTACGGGCCGCTCAACGTGCTCGCATTCAATGTCGGCTACCACAACGAGCACCACGACTTCCCCTACATTCCTGGCTCGCGCCTGCCGAAGCTACGAGCGATGGCGCCGGAATTCTACGACGGTCTCATGTCGCACAAATCGTGGACGGCGACGCTTTGGAACTTCGTCATGCGCCCCAGCCTGGGCGGTTACAGCCGCGTCAAGCGGCGCGTGGAGCGGCGGCGAGGCTAG